A window of Corallococcus macrosporus DSM 14697 contains these coding sequences:
- a CDS encoding sigma-70 family RNA polymerase sigma factor, protein MTSVLASAFLAAREGASPPEPLPGLEARLARALATARAAWPGVELDGARFVAHLARHLASDAPVEALERLELGGLYLACACAERVPAALAAFEAHLLPEVYVAVSRMKLDPLALDELRQRVRERMLVSTEDIPARLAAYPGTGPLAGWVRAAALWLARDLVRQRAGRVRSDDSGLALLVEPGDDPELAYLKTTYRAEFNAAFAQALDTLGARERNLLRLKYLDGLSIDQLGALYGVHRSSAARYVRAAQDALVEATRRRLSEQLRLTGSQLDSILRLISSQLDVSLGRLLRAHVD, encoded by the coding sequence ATGACGTCAGTCCTCGCTTCCGCCTTCCTCGCCGCTCGTGAGGGAGCGTCCCCCCCGGAGCCCCTGCCCGGGTTGGAGGCCCGGCTCGCGCGGGCGCTGGCCACGGCCCGCGCTGCGTGGCCCGGGGTGGAACTCGACGGGGCGCGCTTCGTCGCGCACCTCGCGCGGCACCTGGCCTCCGACGCGCCGGTGGAGGCGCTGGAGCGGCTGGAGTTGGGAGGTCTCTACCTCGCCTGTGCCTGCGCCGAGCGCGTGCCGGCCGCGCTCGCGGCCTTCGAGGCCCACCTCCTCCCGGAGGTGTACGTGGCCGTGAGCCGCATGAAGCTGGACCCGCTCGCCCTCGACGAGCTGCGCCAGCGGGTGCGGGAGCGGATGCTCGTCTCCACCGAGGACATCCCCGCGAGGCTCGCCGCGTACCCCGGCACCGGTCCGCTCGCCGGCTGGGTGCGCGCCGCCGCGCTGTGGCTCGCGAGGGATTTGGTGCGCCAGCGGGCGGGCCGGGTGCGCTCGGATGACTCGGGCCTCGCCCTGCTCGTCGAGCCCGGCGACGACCCGGAGCTGGCGTACCTCAAGACGACGTACCGCGCCGAGTTCAACGCCGCGTTCGCCCAGGCCCTCGACACGCTCGGCGCGCGGGAGCGCAACCTCCTGCGCCTGAAGTACCTGGACGGGCTGAGCATCGACCAGCTTGGCGCCCTCTATGGCGTGCACCGCTCCAGCGCCGCGCGCTACGTCCGGGCGGCCCAGGACGCGCTCGTGGAGGCCACGCGGCGGCGGCTCTCCGAGCAGCTTCGCCTCACCGGCTCGCAGCTCGACAGCATCCTGCGCCTCATCTCCAGCCAGCTCGACGTCAGCCTCGGCCGGCTGCTGCGCGCGCACGTGGACTGA
- a CDS encoding protein kinase domain-containing protein yields MACLDEATFLALATGGLPPARAAEVDAHLDACPDCRLLVAEALQAAPPLREDSLVPSEPRAPPAPGTLLAKGTEVGRYLVLERLGTGGMGVVYLAYDPELDRRVALKLLREAALGLDAEAGRAHLLREAQAMARVAHPHVVAVYDVGTFGGQVFLAMEYVESQTLRQWLRAAPRSWRQVRDIFVEAGRGLAAAHAAGLVHGDFKPENVLVGRDGRVRVTDFGLARVPVGPEAEAPRHLGGTPAYMAPEQLSGTGRVDARSDQFSFCAALHEGLYRERPFAGSTVEALAAEVRAGRVRPVPRGSDVPPWLDGVVRKGLRVDPAERHVSLDALLAALVADPAARRRRWLGWGAGLTVLLGAVGGTHALHSHRARACDGAAEAVLAGIWDGPREQQVEAAFLGTGRPFAMEAWPRVRRALDAYTSAWRTTHGATCRATRVRGEQSEEVMAKRLRCLDRRLAEVAALTQVLAQADADVVGRAMRAVEALPSPASCADVAVMSTPEEAPDAASRQRADTLRAALTRARALGTSGRYSEGLAVLQPAVDAARAAGASASGADALLALAELREQTGDYKGAEAAVFDALSVAESGHHDDVAARAWTLAVRLSGERMEQYALAHRWRERAEAAIARLGGDDVLRARLHTNVGRILAAQGRPADADARYRQALALLERTVGPESLAVTDVLLAWSESRVAQQQEDEALALVRRALALREKVLGPEHPEVAQALASLAEVRWYQREPGDAERLAADAVGRLERALGPDHPEVGGALNTLGVSRLVQRRPSEEVVPVFERALRLVGSRAGPETARTAVIVNNLASALNDAGRLPESIQHATRAIADLERRLGPEHPTLVPMLHELSDALCRQGRCDEAVPHLERAAAIQTALSEDLHGQWAPSLMVLGKTYLKLGRAREAVAPLARLVNGKQGLQLPPTFEAAARFFLAQALWRSATDRPRALRLATEALGQVEDTSPEGPRLRKELEQWLARHGEQRR; encoded by the coding sequence ATGGCCTGCCTCGACGAAGCCACCTTCCTGGCGCTGGCCACTGGCGGCCTGCCTCCCGCCCGCGCCGCGGAGGTGGACGCGCACCTGGATGCCTGTCCCGACTGCCGGCTCCTGGTGGCCGAGGCCCTCCAGGCAGCGCCTCCGTTGCGAGAGGACTCCCTGGTGCCCTCCGAGCCCCGTGCCCCGCCAGCCCCTGGCACCTTGCTGGCGAAGGGCACCGAGGTGGGGCGGTACCTCGTGCTGGAGCGGCTGGGCACGGGCGGCATGGGCGTCGTCTACCTCGCCTATGACCCGGAGCTGGACCGCCGCGTCGCGCTCAAGCTGCTGCGCGAGGCGGCGCTCGGGCTGGACGCGGAGGCGGGCCGTGCCCACCTGCTGCGCGAGGCCCAGGCCATGGCCCGCGTCGCCCACCCGCATGTGGTGGCCGTCTACGACGTGGGCACCTTCGGCGGGCAGGTGTTCCTCGCCATGGAGTACGTGGAGTCCCAGACGCTGCGCCAGTGGCTGCGCGCCGCGCCGCGCTCCTGGCGGCAGGTGCGTGACATCTTCGTCGAAGCGGGGCGGGGCCTGGCCGCCGCGCACGCCGCGGGGCTGGTGCACGGGGACTTCAAGCCCGAGAACGTGCTGGTGGGCCGCGACGGGCGCGTGCGCGTCACCGACTTCGGCCTCGCCCGCGTCCCCGTGGGCCCGGAGGCCGAGGCGCCCCGACACCTGGGCGGCACGCCGGCCTACATGGCGCCCGAGCAGCTCTCCGGCACCGGCCGCGTGGATGCGCGCAGCGACCAGTTCAGCTTCTGCGCGGCGCTCCATGAAGGGCTGTACCGGGAGCGGCCCTTCGCCGGGAGCACGGTGGAGGCGCTGGCGGCGGAGGTGCGCGCGGGCCGGGTGCGTCCCGTGCCCCGGGGCTCGGACGTGCCGCCCTGGCTGGACGGCGTGGTGCGCAAGGGGCTGCGGGTGGACCCCGCCGAGCGCCACGTCTCGCTCGACGCGCTGCTGGCCGCGCTGGTGGCGGACCCCGCGGCGCGGCGCCGGAGGTGGCTGGGGTGGGGCGCGGGGCTGACGGTGTTGTTGGGCGCGGTGGGCGGCACCCACGCGCTGCACTCGCACCGGGCCCGGGCCTGTGACGGCGCCGCCGAGGCCGTGCTCGCGGGCATCTGGGACGGGCCCCGGGAGCAGCAGGTGGAGGCGGCCTTCCTCGGCACGGGGCGGCCCTTCGCGATGGAGGCGTGGCCCCGGGTGCGGCGCGCCCTGGACGCCTACACCTCGGCGTGGCGCACGACGCATGGGGCCACCTGCCGGGCGACGCGGGTGCGCGGCGAGCAGTCCGAGGAGGTGATGGCGAAGCGGCTGCGCTGTCTGGACCGCCGGCTGGCGGAGGTGGCCGCCCTCACCCAGGTGCTGGCCCAGGCGGACGCGGACGTCGTCGGCCGGGCGATGCGCGCGGTGGAGGCGCTGCCCTCGCCCGCGAGCTGCGCGGACGTGGCGGTGATGTCCACGCCGGAGGAAGCCCCAGACGCGGCCTCCCGCCAGCGCGCGGACACGCTGCGCGCGGCGCTGACCCGGGCGCGGGCGCTGGGAACCTCGGGCCGCTACTCGGAAGGGCTCGCGGTGCTTCAGCCCGCGGTCGACGCCGCGCGCGCGGCGGGGGCTTCCGCGAGTGGCGCCGATGCCCTGCTGGCCCTGGCCGAGCTGCGCGAGCAGACGGGAGACTATAAAGGTGCGGAGGCCGCCGTCTTCGACGCGCTGAGCGTCGCCGAGTCCGGGCACCACGACGACGTGGCGGCGCGCGCGTGGACGCTGGCGGTGCGGCTGTCCGGCGAGCGGATGGAGCAGTACGCGCTGGCGCACCGTTGGCGCGAGCGCGCGGAGGCCGCCATCGCCCGGCTGGGCGGGGACGACGTGCTGCGCGCGCGGCTGCACACCAACGTGGGGCGCATCCTCGCCGCGCAGGGCCGCCCCGCCGACGCGGACGCGAGGTATCGGCAGGCGCTGGCGTTGCTGGAGCGCACCGTGGGCCCGGAGAGCCTCGCGGTGACGGACGTGCTCCTCGCGTGGAGCGAGTCGCGGGTGGCGCAACAGCAGGAGGATGAAGCGCTGGCGTTGGTGCGGCGCGCGCTCGCGCTGCGGGAGAAGGTGTTGGGGCCGGAGCACCCGGAGGTGGCGCAGGCGCTGGCGTCGCTGGCCGAGGTGCGCTGGTACCAACGCGAGCCCGGGGACGCGGAGCGGCTGGCCGCCGACGCTGTCGGCCGGCTGGAGCGCGCGCTCGGCCCGGACCACCCGGAGGTGGGCGGCGCGCTCAACACGCTGGGCGTGTCGCGGCTCGTCCAGCGCCGCCCCTCGGAGGAGGTGGTGCCCGTGTTCGAGCGGGCGCTGCGCCTCGTCGGCTCTCGCGCCGGCCCGGAGACGGCCCGCACGGCGGTCATCGTCAACAACCTGGCCAGCGCGCTCAACGATGCGGGGCGCCTGCCGGAGTCCATCCAGCACGCCACGCGCGCCATCGCCGACCTGGAGCGCAGGCTGGGCCCGGAGCACCCGACACTCGTCCCCATGCTGCATGAGCTGAGCGATGCGCTGTGCCGGCAAGGCCGCTGCGACGAGGCCGTGCCCCACCTGGAGCGCGCGGCCGCCATCCAGACCGCGCTGTCGGAGGACCTGCACGGCCAGTGGGCGCCGAGCCTGATGGTGCTGGGCAAGACGTACCTGAAACTGGGCCGCGCGCGGGAGGCCGTGGCTCCGCTTGCACGGCTGGTCAACGGGAAGCAGGGACTGCAACTCCCGCCCACGTTCGAAGCCGCGGCGCGCTTCTTCCTGGCCCAGGCGCTGTGGCGGTCGGCCACAGACAGGCCCCGTGCCCTGCGACTGGCCACCGAGGCGCTCGGGCAGGTGGAGGACACGTCCCCTGAGGGCCCCAGGCTCCGGAAGGAGCTGGAGCAGTGGCTCGCCCGTCACGGCGAGCAGCGACGCTGA
- a CDS encoding adenylate/guanylate cyclase domain-containing protein, which translates to MTLTQKLILAFMALAGAALVTALLLTNLAVEAAAKEKIASDLERTLEAFEQLARASQERIRDVAEARTLDRSFKEMSLSVNSVDAEAGLGDASSETTGILNAREVIVSADTEAFGWSRDGPRPWAFFNASGRLVYTRAAPEQLGEEPVHLPLLAAALQRGPTSALWSPAQLRALPFVFVPPEALREEDLLLVHAQPAHDARRSKVGVVLSGEWVRDVLLQEPLAPRAPGPHMGDTRARFVVRAVDGALASQLPVGALLDGAGARSGQAHDVSIEGTHYLVRGGALSGVDGRRIGQVFVLRDFDAEITPILQRFQRWLIPTAVGVALLALAAAVFMARSMASPLVQLEAAAGRVRLGDLTVEVPVRGSDEVGRVAQSFNEMVSGLRQRDQIKGLFKRYLAPQVVDELLKHPEKAAPGGERKMLTVLFSDLVGFTAMSEQMSPEDLVAVLNTYFEQATGVLTEHGATLDKFIGDAIMCFWNAPLPQEDHAARACLTALELVAAVERLAPVFAARGLPPLDCRIGINTGPGVAGNIGSSAAQDYTVIGDTVNLASRLEGAAKVYGTRTLVAEETLAAARGVVLARELDLLRVKGKQQPVRVFELVGPAGTPPPPHLARFAEGLALYRARRFAEARAAFLASPEDVPSARFAARCEALLTAPPPADWDGVFILDSK; encoded by the coding sequence GTGACGCTCACCCAGAAGCTCATCCTCGCCTTCATGGCGCTCGCGGGCGCGGCGCTCGTCACCGCGCTGCTGCTCACAAACCTCGCCGTGGAGGCGGCGGCGAAGGAGAAGATCGCCAGTGATTTGGAGCGGACGCTGGAGGCCTTCGAGCAGCTCGCCCGCGCCAGCCAGGAGCGCATCCGCGACGTGGCCGAGGCGCGCACGCTGGACCGCTCCTTCAAGGAGATGTCGCTGTCGGTGAACTCGGTCGACGCCGAGGCGGGGCTGGGCGACGCGAGCTCGGAGACGACCGGCATCCTCAACGCCCGCGAGGTCATCGTCTCGGCGGACACCGAGGCCTTCGGCTGGAGCCGCGACGGCCCGCGGCCCTGGGCCTTCTTCAACGCCAGCGGGCGGCTCGTCTACACGCGCGCCGCGCCGGAGCAGTTGGGGGAAGAGCCGGTCCACCTCCCCCTGCTCGCCGCGGCGCTCCAGCGCGGTCCCACCTCCGCGCTCTGGTCCCCCGCGCAGCTCCGCGCCCTGCCCTTCGTCTTCGTTCCTCCGGAGGCGCTCCGGGAAGAGGACCTCCTGCTCGTCCACGCGCAGCCCGCCCACGACGCGCGGCGGAGCAAGGTGGGCGTGGTGCTGTCCGGCGAGTGGGTGCGGGACGTGCTGCTGCAAGAGCCCCTGGCGCCCCGGGCCCCCGGGCCCCACATGGGAGACACCCGGGCCCGCTTCGTCGTGCGCGCGGTGGACGGCGCCCTGGCCTCGCAGCTCCCCGTGGGCGCGCTCCTCGACGGCGCCGGCGCGCGCTCCGGCCAGGCCCACGACGTGTCCATTGAAGGCACGCACTACCTCGTGCGCGGGGGGGCGCTGAGCGGCGTGGATGGGCGCCGCATCGGCCAGGTGTTCGTCCTGCGGGACTTCGACGCGGAGATCACCCCCATCCTCCAGCGCTTCCAGCGCTGGCTCATCCCCACCGCCGTGGGCGTGGCGCTGCTCGCGCTGGCGGCGGCCGTCTTCATGGCGCGGAGCATGGCCTCGCCGTTGGTGCAGTTGGAGGCCGCGGCCGGCCGCGTGCGCCTGGGGGACCTCACCGTCGAGGTCCCCGTGCGCGGCTCGGACGAGGTGGGCCGGGTGGCGCAGTCCTTCAACGAGATGGTCAGCGGCCTGCGGCAGCGGGACCAGATAAAGGGCCTCTTCAAGCGCTACCTCGCCCCCCAGGTGGTGGACGAGCTCCTCAAGCACCCGGAGAAGGCCGCGCCGGGCGGCGAGCGGAAGATGCTCACCGTGCTGTTCAGCGACCTGGTGGGCTTCACCGCCATGAGCGAGCAGATGAGCCCGGAGGACCTCGTCGCCGTCCTCAACACCTACTTCGAGCAGGCCACCGGCGTGCTGACGGAGCACGGCGCGACGCTCGACAAGTTCATCGGCGACGCCATCATGTGCTTCTGGAACGCGCCGCTGCCGCAGGAGGACCATGCGGCGCGCGCGTGCCTCACCGCGCTGGAGCTGGTGGCGGCGGTGGAGCGGCTCGCCCCCGTGTTCGCCGCGCGGGGGCTGCCCCCACTGGACTGCCGCATCGGCATCAACACCGGGCCGGGCGTGGCCGGCAACATCGGCTCCAGCGCGGCCCAGGACTACACCGTCATCGGCGACACGGTGAACCTGGCCTCGCGCCTGGAGGGCGCGGCCAAGGTCTACGGCACCCGCACGCTGGTGGCCGAGGAGACCCTGGCCGCCGCCCGGGGCGTGGTGCTGGCGCGAGAGCTGGACCTGCTGCGCGTCAAGGGCAAGCAGCAGCCGGTCCGCGTCTTCGAGCTGGTGGGGCCGGCGGGCACGCCGCCTCCACCGCACCTGGCGCGCTTCGCCGAGGGGCTCGCGCTCTACCGGGCCCGCCGCTTCGCCGAGGCCCGCGCCGCGTTCCTCGCCTCGCCGGAGGACGTGCCTTCGGCACGGTTCGCCGCCAGGTGCGAGGCCCTGCTCACGGCGCCCCCTCCCGCGGATTGGGACGGCGTCTTCATCCTCGACAGCAAGTAG
- a CDS encoding MBL fold metallo-hydrolase, with the protein MTSLVAVLGLACAAPRTAEDGHWFSSSAQEQGDERVGEYISGQWSFKTASYWIEGPEGLILIDTQLVPTALRKKLRFAENKTGKKVKLAIVLHPSPDRFNGTAWVKGLGVPVVTSEQVLARIPETHERWWPVFFEKYATSLYPRTLTLPDSFGRGTTELSAGGVTVKAHVLGAGCSPAHVAVEWEGHLFVGDLVAHGSHSWFDNGHTEAWLQRLDELRALKPKWVHPGRGRPGGPELIDQQREYLRAVIDAVAAEQPRGAYTQEAFTRIMDAVVHRHPEREFPHFLRLLLGAEWARQAAMPSSASAAP; encoded by the coding sequence GTGACGTCGCTCGTTGCCGTGCTCGGGCTCGCCTGTGCCGCTCCAAGAACCGCCGAGGACGGCCACTGGTTTTCCAGCTCCGCTCAGGAGCAGGGCGACGAACGGGTCGGCGAGTACATCTCGGGGCAGTGGTCCTTCAAGACGGCGTCGTATTGGATTGAAGGCCCCGAGGGGCTCATCCTCATCGACACGCAGCTCGTCCCCACCGCGCTTCGAAAGAAGCTTCGCTTCGCCGAGAACAAGACGGGCAAGAAGGTGAAGCTGGCCATCGTCCTGCATCCGAGTCCGGACCGCTTCAACGGCACGGCGTGGGTGAAGGGCCTCGGCGTCCCTGTCGTCACGTCGGAGCAGGTGCTCGCCCGCATCCCCGAGACGCATGAGCGCTGGTGGCCCGTCTTCTTTGAGAAGTACGCCACCTCCCTCTACCCGCGCACGCTCACGCTGCCCGACAGCTTCGGTCGCGGCACCACGGAGTTGAGCGCGGGCGGCGTCACCGTGAAGGCGCACGTGCTCGGAGCCGGGTGCAGCCCAGCCCACGTCGCCGTCGAGTGGGAGGGGCACCTGTTCGTGGGCGACCTCGTGGCCCATGGCAGCCACAGTTGGTTCGACAACGGTCACACCGAGGCGTGGCTCCAACGCCTGGACGAGCTGCGCGCGCTGAAGCCGAAATGGGTCCACCCGGGCCGAGGGCGCCCCGGTGGGCCCGAGCTCATCGACCAGCAGCGCGAGTACCTCCGCGCCGTCATTGACGCCGTCGCCGCGGAGCAGCCGCGGGGCGCGTACACGCAGGAGGCCTTCACGCGAATCATGGACGCGGTGGTCCACCGCCATCCGGAGCGTGAGTTTCCCCACTTCCTGCGGCTGCTCCTCGGCGCGGAGTGGGCACGGCAGGCGGCCATGCCCTCCTCCGCGAGTGCGGCGCCGTGA